The Rhododendron vialii isolate Sample 1 chromosome 5a, ASM3025357v1 genome contains a region encoding:
- the LOC131327195 gene encoding probable carboxylesterase 12, which translates to MGSCASQITHDFPPFFRVHKDGRIERLQVPSAYAPPAVDPQTGVESKDVVISPDTGVKARIFLPKIDSPDQTKLPLLVHYHGGAFCVGSSLDIATTRFLNILTSVANAITVSVDYRLAPEHPLPTAYDDSWSALQWIATHLNGKGPELWLNEYVDFGRIFLMGDSAGANIAHHMAVRVGATGLEGFKVSGAVIVHPYFAVNEPDKMIQFLYPGSSGTDSDPKLNPKSDPDLDKMGCEKVLVFVAEKDWLKSRGVEYCETLKNSGWKGNVELVENEGEDHVFYKLNPTCEKALLLMQKLASFVNQG; encoded by the coding sequence ATGGGTTCGTGTGCTAGTCAAATAACCCACgatttccctccattttttcGAGTACACAAAGACGGCCGCATTGAACGATTGCAGGTCCCCTCTGCCTACGCCCCCCCAGCCGTCGATCCCCAAACCGGCGTCGAATCAAAAGACGTTGTGATCTCCCCAGATACAGGGGTCAAAGCCCGCATCTTCCTACCCAAAATCGACAGCCCAGATCAGACGAAACTCCCCCTCCTTGTACACTACCACGGTGGGGCATTCTGCGTCGGATCATCCCTCGACATCGCCACTACTCGATTTCTCAACATCCTGACCTCCGTAGCCAACGCAATCACGGTTTCTGTTGACTATAGGCTCGCTCCAGAGCACCCGCTGCCAACTGCGTATGATGACTCTTGGTCCGCGTTGCAGTGGATTGCTACTCATTTAAACGGCAAAGGACCTGAATTATGGTTAAACGAGTACGTTGATTTTGGGCGGATTTTCCTAATGGGTGACAGTGCTGGAGCAAATATAGCCCACCACATGGCAGTCCGGGTTGGGGCAACGGGGCTAGAAGGTTTTAAGGTTAGTGGGGCGGTTATAGTGCATCCGTATTTTGCAGTTAATGAACCGGATAAGATGATTCAGTTTTTATATCCGGGGAGTAGCGGGACAGATAGCGACCCGAAATTGAATCCGAAGTCTGATCCGGATTTGGATAAAATGGGTTGTGAGAAAGTGCTGGTATTCGTGGCGGAGAAAGATTGGTTGAAATCGAGAGGTGTGGAGTATTGTGAGACGTTGAAGAATAGTGGATGGAAAGGGAATGTTGAGTTGGTGGAGAATGAAGGGGAGGATCATGTCTTCTATAAACTGAATCCTACTTGTGAAAAGGCTTTGCTTTTGATGCAAAAGTTAGCTTCTTTTGTAAATCAAGGTTGA